ATCATCACCAATTACCAAATAGTGGCTGACCCGAATCTGATCGCTGAGGATATCCTCAAGAAATGTACTACCGGTGCTTGTCTGAAAGTCAGCGGAAAAGTAGTAGAATCTCAAGGTGCAGGTCAAAGTTCTGAACTTAACGCCACGGCAATCGAGGTACTGGGCGAAGCAGACTCGGAAAAATATCCTCTGCAGCCAAAGAAGCATTCCATGGAGTTTCTACGCGAAAATGCCCATTTGAGAATGCGAACCAATACTTTTGGGGCAGTTTTCAGAGTCAGACATGCCCTGGCTTTCGCGGTACATAAATATTTCAATGATAAGGGATTCTTTTATATCCATACGCCTATTATCACTGCATCCGATGCTGAGGGAGCTGGAGAAACGTTCAAAGTCACTACGCTCGACTTGAAAAACCCTCCTAAAACGGCAGAAGGTACAATCGATTACAAGCAGGATTTCTTCGAAAGAGAAACTAACCTGACGGTATCAGGTCAACTGGAGGGGGAATTGGCTGCAATGGCACTTGCTGATATCTATACTTTCGGTCCGACATTCCGTGCGGAGAATTCAAACACCACTCGACACCTGGCTGAATTCTGGATGATAGAACCTGAGATGGCATTCTACGATGCAGAAGACAATGCAGACTTAGCAGAAGAGTTCCTGAAATATATCATTCAATATGCCTTGGATCATTGTGCGGAAGACTTGGCATTTCTCGATCAAAGACTCACTGAAGAGGAGAAGTCCAAGCCTGCTGATCAGAGAAGTGAAATGGGGCTTTTAGAAAAATTGAGGTTTGTCTCGGAAAATGATTTTGTACGGATCACCTACACCGAGGCGATAGAAATCCTTCGTAACTCAAAGCCTAATAAAAAGAAGAAATTCTCCTATTTAATCGATGAATGGGGTGCTGATTTGCAATCTGAGCACGAAAGGTATTTGGTCGAAAAGCACTTTAAAAAACCTGTGATTCTAACTGATTACCCAAAAGAAATCAAATCCTTCTACATGCGTCAAAATGATGACGGAAAGACGGTAGCTGCCATGGATATACTTTTCCCTGGAATCGGAGAAATAGTAGGAGGATCCCAGCGTGAAGAACGCATGGATGTACTCACTGCCAGAATGGAAGAAATGAATATCCCTCAGGAAGAAATGTGGTGGTATCTTGATACCCGTAGATTTGGTTCCACTCCGCATGCAGGATTTGGACTAGGCTTTGAGCGGATGGTACAGTTTGTATCAGGAATGGGGAATATCCGGGATGTAATCGCATTCCCGAGAACCCCTGGCAACGCGGAATTTTAATCATTATCCCCGGCAGAAATGTCGGGGTATTTCTTTTAACTCACGATTTTCACCCTTCTAACCAAAGGAATGCAAATCAGACTACAAGCGATAGCAATATAACCTACCACATTGAAGTTGGTCAGCTCCCCTGTAGCGCTTTCTCCGATAATAATTCCGGCAATCAAGGAGGCTAATCCCGTAGCCATTTGTTGTACCGCAGAATTGAAACTCAAAAAGCTCCCCCTGTTTTCAGGATTTGCAGTACCTGTCACTATAGCTGCGGCGGGTATATACCTTCCATTAGAAGTCACAAAAAACATCGTAGACACCATCAGGACAAAAGGAATAGGAGTCACACCCAAATGGGTGATAATTGCAATTGGGATAATATTCAAAAGCATGAAGACGGTGAAGACTTTTACTTTGCCATACTTGTCTGATAGCTTCCCCACCCAGGGTGAGGTAAAGATGGTAAAAGCTCCTCCTGCCATATAAATGTAGGTCAGTTGCAATTCAGTGAAGCCTACATTTGCTACGGTGTAGGGACTCAGAAAAGGAATAATCATAAACTGCCCGAACATCATCATCACAGAAAGCGTAATAGCTCGCATCTGATTAGGATTACCGGTCACTCTGCGAATGACCAGCAAAGGTCTGGGTCTCTCCACTTCTTGGCCTAGGTGATCAGAAATACTAGGGATAAATCGAATAATCATCCCTAGGCTGATAATAGACAGTCCCGTCAGAATAAAAAACGGCGTGTGCCAATCCGACAAGCTAGCTAGGAAAAGGCCCAAAGGAACTCCTAAAACCGAAGCCACTGAAAAGGCTGCCATCACCAATCCCATGGCCCGTCCTCTACGCGAATCTGGAATCACATCTCCTATGATTGCCAAAATAAGGGCAGAAGTAAGACCACCGAATAGCCCTGACAAGATCCGCGCAATCAACAAAACCGGGTAACTTGGAGAAAGTGCACAGCCTAGGGTAGAAACTGTAAATCCAACATAAACCCACAGAAGAATCTTTTTGCGGTCAAATCTATCCAGCAGAAATGCACCAAAAAAACTGGAAACTCCCGCGCTGAAAGTGTAAGAAGACACTAAAAGTCCAAACTCCTGAGGCGATATCTCAAATATCCGCATGAGCTGAGGCCCAAGGGGCATGAGAATCATAAAATCCACAATATGGATGAAATTAATGGCCGCCAGGGTCCAGAGTAATAGCTTCTCTTTGCTCATATAATCAAAGGCTTCTCTTAGAATCCCTGTTAAATTTCAATTCTATAAAATAACTTTTTCAGGCTATGCGCAATTGACTATAAGTCTCCGGTATGGCGTCTATAATATCTGAAGCTATGGTACCTCTGAATTTACTTTTGGAAGCTATCTCTCCAGCTAAACCATGGTGATAGACTCCGCAGAGTGCAGCATTCACTGGGTCATACCCCATGCCCAAATAGGAAGTTATCATCCCCGTCAACACATCGCCAGACCCGCCCGTAGCCATATATTGTGTCCCGCTGGAGTTGAAAATCTGCTTTCCATCCGGCAAACTCACCACGGTATTGGCACCTTTCAATACAATAATCAGCTTGTGCTCCATGGCGAATAGTTTAGCTTTACTAAGGCGTTCTAAATGTCCCTGACAATTTCCTACTAAGCGTTCAAACTCGCCGATATGTGGCGTCAATATGGAATTTTCCGGAACCTGGGAAAGCAGCGCTTCATGCTTTGCCAATAAATTAATCCCATCAGCATCGATCACCATTGGCTTATTGAAATCTTTCAATAATTGCTGAAACTGTCTCAGCCTATTGTCAGTACCCCAGCCCGGCCCGATTCCTAATGCATCATAATATTCAGGATTGGCTATTAAGCCCCAAGAAGCCATAGCTTCCGGAACAGCTGTTTGGATAATTGCCCTTTCCGACTCTTCGATATGACAGGTAACTAATCCTGATCCGGTGCGCATGGCACTTTTACAACTCAAAATAATAGCGCCCATTTTCCCTGGCCCTCCCCCGATCAGCAGCACCTTACCTAAGTCACCCTTATAACTAAAGCGAGTAAAATGCTTGTGCAAAGCTGGAATATCCTTTTTTTCAAGGAAATAATAGGAAGTTTCCATTTGGTCAAAAGCTTCAGCATCGACCTTTATCTTGGCATAAATCAGTTCTCCTACAATCCAGGTATTTTCAGGAAGTAAAAGTGCAAGTTTAGGAAACTCAAACGTCACGGTCCAGTTAGCTTGAAAACACAATTCCGTGTTCCCAACTCCTTCTGATGGCAAGCCAGCCGGAATGTCTATACTTATTTTAACCCCTTGAAATAGATTCAGTGACTGTATAGTATCAATAGCACTCTCACGCAGCTCTCCTCTAAGGCCCACACCCAAATAGGCATCGATCAGTATAGCGTAATCTTTGAAAATATCTGGATTGAGTTTAACCACCTGAACGGACTTGGGCAGCAAGTTAAAATTCGACAATGCGTCCGGGCTAAATCGATCAATGGACCCAAAACAATCAATAATCCTAACCTGGTACTGACGCTCCACAAGTAATCTGGCGATAACCAGACCATCTCCCCCATTGTTCCCAGCTCCTACTGCTATTAAAATCTTTTTTTCCTTACTATACCCCTGATCCAAAAACCAATTGACAAAACTTTGCCCTGCCGACTCCATGAGTTTTAGGCTACTCTGTCCAGTAATTTTCACATGATTGGCGTCTAGTTCCTTGACTTGAGCACCGGTTAAGATTTTCTGCATGGTTATATTTTTTGGGTCAGGCGTTCTTTAGGTATACTGACTAAAAATAAGAAACCTAAACCTACCAAGAAAAACAATCCCAAAGAAAGCGCAGAGTTTCGCATATCCCCGGTGATTTGCTCAATCATCCCATAGGAGAAGGTACCCAAGACTATGGCCATTTTTTCGGTAACATCATAAAAACTAAAATAGGAAGCGTGGTCCGTAGTCTTACTAGGAATTAATTTGGAAAACGTAGAACGAGAAAGAGACTGAATTCCTCCCATCACTAGGCCTACTACAAATGCCAGGGCAAAGAATTCATTGGCTGTGTACACATAATAAGCACCGGCACATACTCCCACCCAGATCAACACCATGATGATCAGGCTCATCTTATTCCCAAATTTACCAGATAGAAATGCAAAGAAGTAGCTTCCTGCTATGGCCACTACCTGTATGATCAAGATGGTCAGAATCAATTGA
This genomic window from Algoriphagus sp. TR-M9 contains:
- a CDS encoding NAD(P)H-hydrate dehydratase, which codes for MQKILTGAQVKELDANHVKITGQSSLKLMESAGQSFVNWFLDQGYSKEKKILIAVGAGNNGGDGLVIARLLVERQYQVRIIDCFGSIDRFSPDALSNFNLLPKSVQVVKLNPDIFKDYAILIDAYLGVGLRGELRESAIDTIQSLNLFQGVKISIDIPAGLPSEGVGNTELCFQANWTVTFEFPKLALLLPENTWIVGELIYAKIKVDAEAFDQMETSYYFLEKKDIPALHKHFTRFSYKGDLGKVLLIGGGPGKMGAIILSCKSAMRTGSGLVTCHIEESERAIIQTAVPEAMASWGLIANPEYYDALGIGPGWGTDNRLRQFQQLLKDFNKPMVIDADGINLLAKHEALLSQVPENSILTPHIGEFERLVGNCQGHLERLSKAKLFAMEHKLIIVLKGANTVVSLPDGKQIFNSSGTQYMATGGSGDVLTGMITSYLGMGYDPVNAALCGVYHHGLAGEIASKSKFRGTIASDIIDAIPETYSQLRIA
- the asnS gene encoding asparagine--tRNA ligase; the encoded protein is MAFNKRVKIKTILDTNPIGSEITLMGWVRTKRGNKNVSFIALNDGSIITNYQIVADPNLIAEDILKKCTTGACLKVSGKVVESQGAGQSSELNATAIEVLGEADSEKYPLQPKKHSMEFLRENAHLRMRTNTFGAVFRVRHALAFAVHKYFNDKGFFYIHTPIITASDAEGAGETFKVTTLDLKNPPKTAEGTIDYKQDFFERETNLTVSGQLEGELAAMALADIYTFGPTFRAENSNTTRHLAEFWMIEPEMAFYDAEDNADLAEEFLKYIIQYALDHCAEDLAFLDQRLTEEEKSKPADQRSEMGLLEKLRFVSENDFVRITYTEAIEILRNSKPNKKKKFSYLIDEWGADLQSEHERYLVEKHFKKPVILTDYPKEIKSFYMRQNDDGKTVAAMDILFPGIGEIVGGSQREERMDVLTARMEEMNIPQEEMWWYLDTRRFGSTPHAGFGLGFERMVQFVSGMGNIRDVIAFPRTPGNAEF
- a CDS encoding MFS transporter, with translation MSKEKLLLWTLAAINFIHIVDFMILMPLGPQLMRIFEISPQEFGLLVSSYTFSAGVSSFFGAFLLDRFDRKKILLWVYVGFTVSTLGCALSPSYPVLLIARILSGLFGGLTSALILAIIGDVIPDSRRGRAMGLVMAAFSVASVLGVPLGLFLASLSDWHTPFFILTGLSIISLGMIIRFIPSISDHLGQEVERPRPLLVIRRVTGNPNQMRAITLSVMMMFGQFMIIPFLSPYTVANVGFTELQLTYIYMAGGAFTIFTSPWVGKLSDKYGKVKVFTVFMLLNIIPIAIITHLGVTPIPFVLMVSTMFFVTSNGRYIPAAAIVTGTANPENRGSFLSFNSAVQQMATGLASLIAGIIIGESATGELTNFNVVGYIAIACSLICIPLVRRVKIVS